From the genome of Oncorhynchus tshawytscha isolate Ot180627B linkage group LG31, Otsh_v2.0, whole genome shotgun sequence, one region includes:
- the LOC112229697 gene encoding gonadotropin-releasing hormone II receptor-like, with translation MSDDRMLGNLTLWSATPMFLPENSSFNSSLPPSFTDWEAPTFTAAARVRVAATMVLFVFAAFSNLSVLISVARGRGRRLAAHLRPLIASLASADLVMTFVVMPLDAVWNVTVQWYAGDTMCKLLCFLKLFAMHSSAFILVVVSLDRHHAILHPLDTLDAGRRNKRMLLVAWVLSLLLASPQLFIFRAIKAEGVEFTQCVTHGSFHHRWQETVYNMFHFVTLYVFPLLVMSFCYTRILIEISRQMHKGKGGEPCLRRSGADMIPKARMKTLKMTIVIVVSFVICWTPYYLLGIWYWFQPAMLQETPEYVHHALFVFGNLNTCCDPVIYGFYTPSFRADLADVVACCCRSQNISPRSLDHLACRRGRASREAESDNPSGDQPSGNLG, from the exons ATGTCGGATGACAGGATGTTGGGAAACTTGACTCTTTGGTCAGCGACGCCAATGTTCCTGCCAGAGAACTCCTCCTttaactcctccctccctccgtcattCACGGACTGGGAGGCACCCACCTTCACCGCCGCTGCCCGCGTCCGCGTGGCCGCCACCATGGTCCTCTTCGTGTTCGCTGCCTTCTCCAACCTCTCCGTGCTGATCAGCGTGGCACGAGGCCGCGGGCGCCGCCTGGCCGCCCATCTCCGGCCACTCATTGCCAGCCTGGCCTCTGCAGACCTGGTGATGACGTTCGTGGTAATGCCGCTGGACGCGGTGTGGAACGTCACCGTGCAGTGGTATGCCGGTGATACCATGTGCAAGCTGCTGTGCTTCCTCAAACTGTTTGCCATGCACTCGTCTGCCTTCATCCTGGTGGTGGTCAGCCTGGACCGCCACCATGCTATCCTGCACCCGTTGGACACGCTGGACGCTGGGCGAAGGAACAAGAGGATGCTGCTCGTTGCCTGGGTCCTCAGCCTGCTCCTGGCCTCCCCACAG CTGTTCATTTTTCGAGCAATCAAAGCCGAGGGAGTGGAATTCACTCAGTGTGTGACGCATGGAAGCTTCCACCATCGCTGGCAAGAGACGGTCTACAACATGTTCCACTTTGTCACGCTTTATGTGTTCCCCCTGTTAGTAATGAGCTTCTGCTATACCCGCATCCTCATCGAGATCAGCCGTCAGATGCACAAGGGaaaag GTGGGGAGCCGTGCCTGAGGCGAAGTGGTGCTGACATGATCCCCAAGGCGCGAATGAAGACCCTGAAGATGACCATTGTGATCGTGGTGTCCTTCGTGATTTGCTGGACGCCATACTACCTCCTAGGCATCTGGTACTGGTTCCAGCCAGCCATGCTCCAGGAGACACCCGAGTACGTCCACCACGCCCTTTTCGTCTTCGGCAACCTTAACACATGTTGCGACCCAGTGATCTACGGCTTCTACACGCCCTCCTTCCGGGCTGATCTGGCTGATGTGGTCGCCTGCTGCTGCCGATCGCAGAACATCTCCCCGAGGTCCTTGGACCATCTGGCGTGTCGGAGGGGCAGGGCAAGCAGAGAGGCAGAGTCTGACAATCCCAGTGGTGACCAGCCAAGTGGAAACCTGGGGTAG